In Brachyhypopomus gauderio isolate BG-103 unplaced genomic scaffold, BGAUD_0.2 sc75, whole genome shotgun sequence, the following proteins share a genomic window:
- the LOC143491441 gene encoding uncharacterized protein LOC143491441 has product MAGGTLLITVSAKPPCPSECEGIHTRARRSHRYHKKRNARNLIHPSRSSHSQTRVMGGLWNCQSAVRKADFISALASHHSLHFLALTETWITPENSVTPAALSSAFNFSHSPRQTGRGGGTGLLLYRKWNFTPLSFSHLYISSFEYHAVTVSFPTKLHINVIYRPPSLLGNFLDELDVLLSLFPIDGTPLILLGDFNLPSNKLQSSCLEPLLSSFNLALNLTPPTHRAGNILDLIFSRPAPALDMTAS; this is encoded by the exons ATGGCAGGCGGCACACTCCTAATTACGGTGTCGGCCAAGCCACCTTGTCCCTCCGAGTGTGAAGGGATCCACACAAG AGCCAGACGTTCCCATCGTTACCACAAGAAGCGCAATGCAAGGAATCTCATCCATCCCTCAAGGTCGTCACATTCTCAGACCAGGGTGATGGGTGGACTCTGGAATTGCCAATCTGCGGTTCGGAAAGCTGACTTCATCTCAGCCTTAGCATCTCATCATTCACTGCACTTCCTGGCTTTGACTGAGACCTGGATCACTCCTGAGAACTCTGTGACTCCAGCAGCCCTATCCTCTGCCTTTAACTTCTCCCACTCTCCGAGACAGACTGGCAGGGGTGGTGGCACAGGTTTGCTCTTGTATAGGAAGTGGAACTTCACTCCACTTTCATTCTCGCATCTCTATATATCTTCTTTTGAATATCATGCTGTTACTGTATCTTTTCCCACTAAACTTcatataaatgtcatttaccgCCCTCCTTCTCTTCTAGGTAACTTCCTAGATGAGTTGGATGTTCTTCTGAGTCTCTTCCCCATTGATGGAACCCCATTGATTCTCCTTGGTGACTTCAATCTTCCATCGAACAAGCTGCAGTCATCATGTCTCGAACCGCTGCTCTCATCCTTCAACCTTGCTCTCAACCTGACCCCTCCAACGCACAGAGCAGGCAACATCTTAGACCTGATCTTCAGCAGACCGGCCCCAGCGCTGGATATGACA GCCAGCTAG
- the LOC143491479 gene encoding uncharacterized protein LOC143491479 — protein MDLLPYITFIMNSSLSSGQVPAAFKTARVVPILKKPTLDSSDVCNYRPNLLQDPNQSGFKPAHSTETALIAVTEKLQTARASKLSSVLILLDLSAAFDTVNHKILLSVLADLGIAGSAWKWFESYLERRSYQVCSRISACLSDISSWMAAHHLKLNPSKTELLFIPGATGPQQDLAISFENSLIVPSKDARNLGVTLDDQLSFSAHITNLTRSCRYFLYNIRRIRPFLSQETSQQKVALHRDLCRKLCPASDITAEEISGQLVTSLQKRSLAS, from the exons ATGGATCTGTTACCCTACATTACGTTCATCATGAACAGCTCCTTGTCATCAGGCCAGGTCCCAGCTGCATTCAAGACTGCCAGAGTGGTCCCAATTCTGAAGAAGCCCACCCTGGACAGCTCAGATGTCTGCAACTACCGACCG aaCCTGCTCCAGGACCCCAACCAGTCGGGCTTCAAAccagcacactcaacagaaacggCCCTCATAGCGGTGACTGAGAAGCTCCAGACTGCAAGAGCATCCAAATTGTCATCGGTTCTGATCCTTCTGGACCTCtctgcagctttcgacacagtGAACCACAAGATCCTCCTATCTGTCCTCGCTGACCTGGGAATTGCGGGCTCTGCATGGAAGTGGTTTGAGTCCTATCTAGAGAGACGTTCTtaccag GTTTGCAGCCGTATCTCGGCATGTCTGAGTGACATCTCTTCATGGATGGCAGCTCATCATCTAAAGCTCAATCCCAGCAAGACTGAGCTGCTGTTTATCCCTGGAGCTACAGGTCCTCAGCAGGATCTTGCCATCTCATTCGAGAACTCTTTGATTGTTCCGTCTAAAGATGCAAGAAACCTTGGGGTGACTCTGGATGACCAGTTGTCATTCTCTGCCCATATTACGAACCTGACTCGGTCATGCAGATACTTTCTCTACAACATCCGACGTATCCGACCCTTCCTCTCTCAGGAGacctcccag CAGAAGGTGGCTCTACACAGAGATCTCTGCAGAAAGCTGTGCCCAGCTAGTGACATCACTGCAGAAGAGATCTCTGGCCAGCTAGTGACATCACTGCAGAAGAGATCTCTGGCCAGCTAG